The proteins below come from a single Erysipelothrix piscisicarius genomic window:
- a CDS encoding ABC-F family ATP-binding cassette domain-containing protein, whose translation MLVQVKSAFKSFGSQELFRDLNLIIQENEKVALIGANGVGKTTLFNVLSGNEILDKGSVFWKSGIRTGFLEQIHITQDQVILKDFFAEAYSDITQLQAQLHDLEQIMKTDHSEKVLKSYDRIQTEFLRRGVYSIETEVHTLLTKFNFSVEDLNRPLNTFSGGQITRLAFVRLLLSKPDILFLDEPTNHLDISTIEWLEGYLNAYDGSVVVVSHDRLFLDRVCNVVVEIEDYIATRYSSNYSGYQVLKEKDIERHNIKVRNQQKEIERIECLIEKFRYKKNKAAFAQSKIKYLERIDRLETKDSKTKEFKAEFKSQVRGGKDVLTLSDFVIGYDKPLTTVTQTFTRGRRYAIVGDNGTGKSTLLKSLAGRLEPLSGDILLGHQIEMGYFDQNLLDFSMEKTVLEEVWDDFPQLDHTEIRTALGQFLFKGEEVFKSVSVLSGGERVRLSLIKLMLSHDNLLVLDEPTNHLDIQGKEALEKSLSHYDGTMIFVSHDRYFIEKLATDILLLKDGVLEHTEKSMNEIVSENKQKSMEQKESNKKEYVNLKKYKNRQKKLEEELIEYYEDLEIHRELRFNPDYYHDYEKMNELNQTIDEIHNEIKNRENEWAEVSEILEENA comes from the coding sequence ATGTTAGTTCAAGTTAAAAGTGCATTTAAATCTTTTGGAAGTCAGGAGCTTTTTAGAGATTTAAATTTAATTATACAAGAGAATGAAAAAGTTGCGCTTATTGGAGCCAACGGTGTTGGGAAAACAACATTATTCAATGTTCTCTCAGGTAATGAAATTTTAGATAAAGGGAGTGTGTTTTGGAAGTCAGGTATCCGGACTGGATTTCTAGAGCAAATCCATATAACGCAAGATCAAGTGATCCTCAAAGATTTTTTCGCAGAGGCATACAGTGACATAACTCAACTTCAGGCTCAACTTCATGATTTAGAGCAAATTATGAAGACGGATCATAGTGAAAAGGTTCTAAAATCATATGACCGTATTCAAACTGAATTTTTAAGACGTGGTGTATACTCGATTGAGACAGAAGTTCATACGCTTCTTACAAAATTTAATTTTTCTGTAGAAGATTTGAATCGACCATTGAATACATTTTCCGGAGGTCAAATCACACGTTTAGCGTTCGTAAGACTCTTATTAAGCAAGCCAGATATTCTATTTCTTGATGAACCGACAAACCACCTCGATATTTCAACGATTGAATGGCTTGAAGGGTATCTTAATGCATACGATGGTTCTGTCGTTGTGGTATCGCACGACCGATTATTTTTAGATCGTGTATGTAATGTTGTTGTGGAGATTGAAGATTACATTGCGACACGATATTCGAGTAATTACTCAGGATATCAAGTTCTAAAAGAAAAAGATATTGAGCGTCATAATATTAAAGTTCGAAATCAACAAAAAGAAATTGAACGTATTGAATGTCTAATTGAAAAATTTAGATATAAAAAAAATAAAGCAGCTTTTGCTCAATCAAAGATTAAGTATCTCGAGCGTATTGATCGACTTGAGACAAAGGATTCGAAAACAAAAGAGTTTAAAGCAGAATTTAAATCCCAAGTAAGAGGTGGAAAGGATGTTTTAACCTTAAGTGATTTTGTTATTGGTTATGATAAACCTTTAACAACCGTGACACAAACCTTTACGAGGGGGCGTCGTTATGCAATTGTCGGTGATAATGGTACGGGAAAATCAACGCTTCTAAAATCTTTAGCGGGACGTTTAGAACCGCTCAGTGGTGACATTTTACTCGGACATCAAATTGAAATGGGATATTTTGACCAAAATCTTCTAGACTTTTCTATGGAAAAAACTGTTTTAGAAGAAGTATGGGATGACTTCCCTCAGTTAGATCATACAGAAATTCGGACTGCTTTAGGCCAATTTCTTTTTAAGGGTGAAGAGGTTTTTAAATCTGTTTCGGTTCTTTCTGGGGGTGAACGTGTTCGTTTGTCTTTAATTAAATTAATGCTCAGTCACGATAATCTTCTAGTTCTTGATGAACCAACCAATCATCTTGATATCCAAGGTAAAGAAGCACTGGAAAAATCATTAAGTCATTATGATGGTACTATGATTTTTGTTTCGCATGATCGGTATTTTATTGAAAAACTTGCGACGGATATATTGCTCTTAAAAGATGGTGTTCTTGAACACACAGAAAAGAGTATGAATGAGATTGTAAGTGAAAACAAACAAAAGTCCATGGAGCAAAAGGAATCGAACAAAAAAGAATATGTTAATCTAAAAAAATATAAAAATAGACAAAAGAAACTTGAAGAAGAACTGATTGAGTATTATGAAGATTTAGAAATCCATCGTGAACTTCGGTTCAATCCCGATTATTATCATGATTATGAAAAAATGAATGAATTAAATCAAACGATAGATGAAATTCATAATGAAATTAAGAACCGAGAAAATGAATGGGCTGAGGTTTCTGAAATCTTAGAAGAAAACGCTTAG
- the tsaD gene encoding tRNA (adenosine(37)-N6)-threonylcarbamoyltransferase complex transferase subunit TsaD translates to MLILAIESSCDETSCAIIKDGIEVLSNSVSTQIEIHKQYGGVFPEVASRLHVENINIVIKDALNKADIKIENVDAIAVTQGPGLIGSLHVGVMAAKIIAWSLGKPLVPVHHIAGHIYANKLVGDLKFPLLALVISGGHTELVSMIDEYQFEVIGKTQDDAVGEAFDKVSRLLGLGYPGGPVIDKLAQTGKTNYQLPKVKTENPLDFSFSGLKSAVRQLTLREERNGREVIVEDVAYAFQHAAVRELMSRVEYALENSKIQYKSLVLAGGVAANSEVRKQIVDLNIKYPNLNILVPPLWACMDQAAMIGLAGQIAYDKGVRGDCEISALSNKQLISY, encoded by the coding sequence ATGTTAATATTAGCTATAGAGTCAAGTTGTGATGAAACATCTTGCGCAATAATTAAAGACGGTATTGAGGTTTTAAGTAACTCGGTATCAACTCAAATTGAAATTCATAAACAATATGGTGGTGTTTTTCCAGAAGTCGCTTCAAGACTTCATGTAGAAAACATCAACATCGTAATTAAGGATGCTTTAAACAAAGCAGATATAAAAATTGAAAACGTGGATGCGATTGCTGTTACACAAGGACCCGGTTTAATTGGGTCTTTACACGTAGGTGTTATGGCAGCCAAAATAATTGCCTGGAGTTTAGGAAAACCTTTGGTACCAGTACACCATATTGCGGGTCATATTTATGCCAATAAATTGGTTGGAGATTTGAAATTTCCATTGCTTGCTCTTGTTATTTCGGGAGGTCATACTGAGCTCGTCTCAATGATCGATGAATATCAATTTGAAGTAATTGGTAAGACTCAGGATGATGCGGTAGGAGAGGCATTTGATAAGGTTTCACGTCTACTTGGATTAGGCTATCCCGGCGGACCGGTAATTGACAAACTCGCACAGACAGGAAAAACGAATTATCAATTACCAAAAGTAAAAACAGAAAATCCACTGGATTTCTCTTTTAGCGGACTAAAATCAGCAGTGAGACAATTAACGCTTCGTGAGGAGCGCAATGGTCGTGAGGTTATTGTAGAAGATGTTGCATATGCATTCCAGCATGCAGCGGTTAGAGAGCTCATGTCACGTGTTGAATACGCTCTTGAGAACTCAAAAATTCAATATAAATCGCTTGTGTTGGCAGGCGGGGTCGCTGCTAACTCAGAGGTACGTAAACAAATTGTAGATTTAAATATAAAATATCCAAACTTAAATATTTTAGTTCCGCCACTTTGGGCATGTATGGATCAAGCGGCCATGATCGGATTAGCAGGTCAAATCGCTTATGATAAAGGTGTGCGCGGAGATTGTGAAATATCAGCGCTTTCTAACAAACAACTAATTTCTTATTAA
- the asnS gene encoding asparagine--tRNA ligase, translating into MISYLTIRECYDLLAYGSEIEVDAIEFVQLQGWVRTNRKGKNVGFIELNDGTYFRSAQCVYAANLENYDEIGKYNTGTAITVTGLFKVTPDGKQPFEIEVKEVKLEGECSSDYPLQKKRHSYEYLREIAHLRVRTNSFMAVFRVRSVLSMAIHEFFQNQGFVYVHTPVITGNDAEGAGEAFVVTTRDDAKYEKDFFGKKASLTVSGQLHAEAFALAFRDVYTFGPTFRAENSNTARHASEFWMVEPEIAFADLEDNMNLIEDLVKYCIEYVLENAPEEMKFFNERIDTSLLERLNQLLSSEFKRMTYTEAVELLQKENDRFEYKVEWGTDLQSEHERFISEEVVKGPVFITDYPKEIKSFYMRLNDDCKTVAACDLLVPHVGELVGGSQREERLDVLEKRMEELDIPKESLEWYLDLRRYGGVKHAGFGIGFERFLMYITSMTNIRDVLPFARTPRHLDY; encoded by the coding sequence ATGATTTCATATTTAACAATACGAGAGTGCTATGACTTATTAGCATATGGATCGGAAATTGAAGTAGATGCAATTGAGTTTGTTCAATTGCAAGGTTGGGTTCGAACCAACCGCAAAGGGAAAAATGTTGGGTTTATAGAACTGAACGACGGAACCTATTTTAGAAGTGCTCAATGTGTATATGCAGCAAATCTTGAAAATTATGATGAAATTGGTAAATATAATACAGGAACAGCCATTACCGTAACAGGTTTGTTTAAAGTAACACCTGATGGTAAACAACCTTTTGAAATTGAAGTTAAAGAAGTCAAGTTGGAAGGTGAATGCAGTTCAGACTATCCGTTACAGAAAAAACGCCATAGCTACGAGTATTTACGTGAGATTGCTCATTTACGCGTTCGTACCAACTCATTCATGGCAGTTTTCCGTGTTCGATCGGTGCTTTCAATGGCAATTCATGAATTTTTCCAAAACCAAGGATTTGTTTACGTTCATACCCCAGTTATTACTGGAAATGATGCTGAAGGCGCAGGAGAAGCGTTTGTTGTTACAACACGTGATGATGCAAAATATGAAAAGGATTTCTTCGGAAAAAAGGCAAGCCTTACGGTATCTGGACAATTGCATGCAGAAGCTTTCGCACTTGCATTTAGGGATGTGTATACATTTGGTCCAACTTTCCGTGCAGAAAACTCAAATACAGCCCGCCATGCAAGTGAATTTTGGATGGTTGAGCCAGAGATTGCGTTTGCAGATCTCGAAGACAATATGAATTTAATCGAAGACCTTGTAAAATATTGTATTGAATATGTCCTTGAAAATGCACCTGAGGAAATGAAATTCTTCAATGAACGTATTGATACATCATTGTTAGAGCGACTCAATCAATTACTCTCAAGTGAATTCAAGCGAATGACTTATACTGAAGCAGTCGAGTTACTTCAAAAAGAGAATGACCGCTTTGAATATAAAGTTGAATGGGGAACGGACTTGCAGTCAGAACACGAACGTTTTATTAGTGAAGAAGTTGTTAAAGGACCTGTATTCATTACGGACTACCCTAAAGAAATTAAGTCATTCTATATGCGTCTCAACGATGATTGTAAAACCGTAGCAGCTTGTGATTTACTCGTTCCGCACGTTGGTGAACTCGTAGGTGGATCACAGCGTGAAGAGCGTCTTGATGTCCTTGAAAAACGTATGGAAGAACTTGATATACCAAAAGAGAGTCTTGAATGGTATCTTGATTTAAGACGTTATGGTGGTGTCAAGCATGCAGGATTTGGAATTGGATTCGAGCGTTTCTTAATGTATATTACTTCAATGACTAATATTCGTGATGTGCTTCCATTTGCACGGACACCACGTCATTTAGATTACTAG
- the tsaE gene encoding tRNA (adenosine(37)-N6)-threonylcarbamoyltransferase complex ATPase subunit type 1 TsaE has protein sequence MKKQIKTYSVTETMQLGEQFGQSLSKGCLISLAGDLGVGKTAFTKGLAKGLNISETISSPTFTILKEYDGRLNLKHIDAYRLEGVSSDAIGLFDLLDDENVVVLEWGKYLDDLDFKIDYLITLDYDDENERTITIEELN, from the coding sequence ATGAAAAAACAAATAAAAACATACTCAGTAACTGAGACAATGCAATTAGGAGAGCAATTTGGACAAAGTCTGTCAAAGGGTTGCCTTATATCTTTAGCAGGTGATCTAGGCGTTGGAAAAACTGCGTTTACAAAAGGCCTTGCGAAGGGTTTAAATATTTCTGAGACAATTAGTAGTCCGACATTTACGATTCTAAAGGAATACGACGGTCGACTGAATTTAAAACATATTGATGCATATCGATTAGAAGGTGTTTCTTCGGATGCGATTGGTTTATTTGATTTGTTAGACGATGAAAATGTTGTCGTACTCGAATGGGGAAAATATCTGGATGACTTGGATTTCAAAATAGACTATCTAATAACTCTTGATTATGATGATGAAAATGAGAGAACAATTACAATTGAGGAGCTGAATTAA
- the tsaB gene encoding tRNA (adenosine(37)-N6)-threonylcarbamoyltransferase complex dimerization subunit type 1 TsaB: MNTLIIDTSHKFLAVGLEVDGTLKVNKQSLMDKKQSEFLLTYVDEAIREAKLVPMDIDQVVITSGPGSYTGLRIGMTFAKTFALTNHKLKVYKVNTLLSLSGNNNGFSFIDARSGRVFGAYVSNGIVNDERIYMMDELKDIDLDLFGDLDLLDQKSENPRIIQNILDVKDSWEVETNIDLLVPNYIK; encoded by the coding sequence ATGAATACACTAATTATTGATACATCGCATAAATTTCTTGCTGTTGGCTTGGAGGTTGATGGGACCTTGAAAGTAAATAAACAATCTCTTATGGATAAAAAGCAATCTGAATTTTTATTAACTTATGTGGATGAAGCAATTCGAGAAGCTAAATTGGTTCCTATGGATATCGACCAAGTCGTAATTACAAGTGGACCAGGAAGTTACACTGGTTTAAGAATTGGGATGACTTTCGCTAAAACATTTGCACTGACTAATCATAAACTAAAGGTTTATAAAGTTAATACATTGCTTTCTTTATCTGGAAATAATAATGGTTTCTCATTCATTGATGCGCGATCAGGTCGTGTATTCGGTGCTTATGTATCAAATGGTATAGTTAATGATGAGCGTATATATATGATGGATGAATTAAAGGATATTGATCTTGATTTATTTGGTGATCTGGATTTGTTGGATCAAAAATCAGAAAACCCACGCATTATACAGAATATTCTTGATGTAAAGGACTCTTGGGAAGTAGAAACAAATATTGATTTACTTGTTCCGAATTACATCAAATAA
- a CDS encoding N-acetylmuramoyl-L-alanine amidase, translating into MDFKSNYVPKERKRANYKIVVPFILLVGLLVYAVYDLYKPANQEMDPHFSICKTDFVQTQEILAHLEHQPPIDLNDYGIYGQTLGLYNKSYTVHEQDPFDGKTVFLNNLCKNEESVYMMNVDLDNKIPMEMLEDGFYQIKILEGLKQLSLRSDNKIDDVFYSVSKDGYSKKIRIIADKDLFNDDQEVMNDNYVFLEVSSVETPKENIDIVIDPAAFIEDENGNIDYGGQRSDLIESQEMYRTAEGIKTQLEAKGLTVMIARDDKLPKSLNGPDGRLKTAYDVGAKYYIQLRFPNSPYEGDKGATIMYSNFTSNKLATNIMKNIMNTTSLKPSIWSSGRSMDGVYHPEQVDGYDSIDSIREAGGRFTGAGSMNETYLELNQFASSSNKGMQSIVIEYGFMNDDETFKTWKQEHSKIVDATVAGILAELGYSK; encoded by the coding sequence ATGGATTTTAAATCAAATTATGTTCCAAAAGAAAGAAAAAGAGCGAACTACAAAATTGTAGTTCCTTTTATTCTATTAGTAGGGCTGCTAGTTTATGCTGTTTATGACCTTTATAAGCCTGCAAATCAAGAAATGGATCCTCATTTTTCGATATGTAAGACGGATTTTGTTCAAACACAAGAAATCCTTGCACATTTAGAACATCAACCGCCCATTGATTTGAATGATTATGGTATCTATGGACAAACGTTAGGATTGTATAATAAATCATACACAGTTCATGAACAAGATCCTTTTGATGGCAAAACTGTGTTTTTGAATAACCTTTGTAAAAATGAAGAAAGTGTCTATATGATGAACGTTGATTTGGACAATAAAATTCCAATGGAGATGCTTGAAGATGGTTTTTATCAAATTAAAATACTAGAAGGGCTCAAGCAGTTGTCACTTCGATCAGACAATAAAATTGATGACGTCTTTTATTCCGTATCCAAGGATGGCTATTCTAAAAAAATTCGAATTATCGCGGATAAGGATTTGTTTAATGACGATCAAGAAGTTATGAATGATAATTATGTATTTTTAGAGGTTTCATCAGTAGAAACACCGAAAGAAAATATTGATATCGTTATTGATCCAGCAGCATTTATTGAAGATGAGAATGGAAATATTGATTATGGTGGTCAACGCTCGGATCTAATCGAAAGTCAAGAAATGTATCGTACCGCTGAAGGAATCAAAACTCAGTTAGAGGCTAAGGGACTGACGGTAATGATTGCACGTGATGATAAGCTTCCGAAGTCATTAAATGGTCCGGATGGACGTCTAAAGACTGCTTACGATGTTGGTGCGAAGTATTATATTCAATTGCGTTTTCCGAACAGTCCATATGAAGGTGATAAGGGTGCAACGATTATGTACTCTAACTTTACCTCTAATAAGCTCGCTACAAATATTATGAAAAACATTATGAATACAACGTCCTTAAAACCATCGATTTGGTCTTCAGGGAGAAGTATGGATGGTGTGTATCATCCAGAACAAGTTGATGGGTATGATTCCATTGATTCTATACGTGAAGCAGGTGGTCGTTTTACTGGGGCGGGAAGTATGAATGAAACATATCTCGAATTAAATCAATTTGCGTCGTCTAGTAACAAGGGTATGCAATCGATTGTAATTGAATATGGGTTCATGAATGATGATGAAACATTTAAGACATGGAAACAAGAACATTCGAAAATTGTTGATGCAACGGTAGCAGGAATTCTTGCAGAATTAGGGTACTCAAAATAA
- the rimI gene encoding ribosomal protein S18-alanine N-acetyltransferase — protein MIRNATIDDVQAIIQIDQLTLASHWTEKQYLDELSNTNSVVDVIETNHSVIGFYSLRLIGDTCDILQIAIHPDYQSQGYGKKLMNHLCSVSTNYKVKEIFLEVEENNTNALQFYLKFNFEMISIRQNYYGTNRNAIVMRKVL, from the coding sequence ATGATTCGTAACGCAACAATTGATGATGTTCAAGCAATTATTCAAATTGATCAACTTACACTTGCTTCGCATTGGACTGAAAAACAATATTTGGATGAACTATCAAACACAAATTCCGTGGTGGATGTCATTGAAACGAATCATAGCGTGATTGGTTTTTATAGTCTTAGGTTGATTGGAGATACATGTGATATACTCCAAATTGCAATTCATCCAGATTATCAATCCCAAGGTTATGGAAAGAAACTTATGAATCATCTATGTAGTGTTTCCACAAATTACAAGGTAAAAGAAATCTTCTTAGAAGTTGAAGAAAACAATACAAATGCACTCCAATTCTATCTAAAATTTAATTTTGAAATGATATCAATTCGTCAAAATTATTATGGTACAAACAGAAATGCAATTGTGATGAGAAAGGTGTTATAA
- a CDS encoding V-type ATPase subunit — MSTKARSFYSQHLTAAHYRSMLEMPDIPGIASFLKNETRYEDVLEGINEKGIHRGFFEQRIRLKSHLEFLSLMRFIQTSKHHFYEFYVREVEISQIIFILHAIDAGTSHFVEDFVEDLNHLMSFDVYGLAQCTTFEAVYKYLEHTSYNKPLAFLTDSVVDISKCEDSLKIFYNQRMLDLIRHEPNNKELLEVFRINIELENISNVYRMKKYFNMTSNEILKRVHYEPYYISENRLQDWIFNCDADSFLEAFKETPYGKYEDFEGDRHIEYYFDMIRYSIMKRKIRFSTNSDVILFSYMFLVKIEIENIIDVVEGVRYQMSPEEIVKLLII, encoded by the coding sequence ATGTCTACAAAGGCACGTTCGTTTTATAGTCAACATTTGACGGCTGCACACTATCGATCGATGCTAGAAATGCCTGATATTCCGGGAATTGCAAGTTTCTTGAAGAATGAAACACGATACGAGGATGTATTAGAAGGCATTAATGAAAAAGGGATTCACCGTGGTTTTTTTGAACAGCGTATTCGTTTAAAATCACATTTAGAGTTCTTAAGTCTTATGCGGTTTATTCAAACTAGTAAGCATCATTTTTATGAGTTCTATGTTCGCGAAGTCGAAATCTCGCAAATAATATTTATTCTGCATGCGATTGATGCAGGAACAAGTCATTTTGTAGAGGACTTTGTTGAAGATCTTAATCATCTTATGTCATTTGATGTATATGGTTTAGCGCAATGCACAACATTTGAAGCGGTTTATAAGTATTTAGAACATACGTCTTATAATAAACCACTCGCGTTCCTTACAGATAGTGTTGTTGATATTTCAAAGTGCGAAGATAGCTTAAAAATATTCTATAACCAACGTATGTTGGATCTAATTCGCCATGAACCAAACAACAAAGAATTACTCGAAGTTTTTCGAATTAATATTGAACTTGAAAATATTTCGAACGTTTACCGAATGAAAAAGTATTTTAATATGACATCGAATGAGATTCTAAAACGCGTTCATTATGAACCATACTATATCTCAGAAAATAGACTTCAAGATTGGATTTTTAACTGCGACGCAGACAGTTTTTTAGAAGCATTTAAAGAGACACCTTATGGTAAGTATGAGGATTTTGAAGGAGACCGTCACATCGAATATTACTTTGATATGATTCGTTATAGTATCATGAAACGAAAAATTCGTTTTTCAACAAATTCAGATGTGATTTTGTTCTCTTATATGTTTCTAGTGAAAATAGAAATCGAGAATATTATTGATGTTGTTGAGGGAGTTCGATACCAGATGAGCCCCGAAGAAATTGTTAAGTTGCTGATTATTTAG
- a CDS encoding diphosphate--fructose-6-phosphate 1-phosphotransferase has protein sequence MAKCLVAQSGGPTSVINATVAGIVKANQLNPIYDVVLGGLHGIEGILEEKFVDLTHMSEDENNVLRQTPSSALGSCRYKLKRENVADFEKLFTILEKHDIRTMFYVGGNDSMDTVYALSQYAEANGHTEFQFVGCPKTVDNDLMVIDHCPGFASAAKFIATTAYQTWLDSTVYTRQDVFILETMGRDAGWLAASACVSGVVDMVVLPELAFDKEAFLKTVQKHIDEKNKCYIVVSEGVRYEDGTYLAAGESKNDTFGHAVLGGAGNALREMILEAGISERAKVQDLSNAQRSHATEQSKVDVDESFKLGMSAHMRSMEPSFTGKMVALKRVEGVEEYDVEFFATDASNVANHVKNFPVEWILPEFAGITQEAHDYIAPLLVGRPVVMFDEKGLPRQVKPFYMR, from the coding sequence ATGGCTAAATGTTTAGTGGCTCAATCAGGTGGGCCAACATCAGTAATTAACGCTACTGTTGCAGGTATCGTTAAAGCAAACCAACTGAACCCAATTTATGATGTGGTTTTAGGTGGTCTTCACGGAATTGAGGGAATTCTTGAAGAAAAATTTGTGGATTTAACACACATGAGTGAAGACGAAAACAATGTTTTACGTCAAACACCTTCAAGTGCTTTAGGTTCATGTCGTTATAAGTTAAAACGCGAGAACGTTGCAGATTTCGAAAAATTGTTTACAATTTTAGAAAAACATGATATCCGTACAATGTTCTACGTTGGTGGAAACGACTCAATGGATACAGTGTATGCATTGTCACAATATGCAGAAGCAAATGGACATACAGAATTCCAGTTTGTTGGTTGTCCAAAAACTGTTGATAATGACCTTATGGTTATCGATCACTGTCCAGGATTTGCAAGTGCAGCGAAATTTATTGCTACAACTGCTTACCAAACATGGTTGGATAGTACAGTTTATACACGTCAAGATGTATTCATTCTTGAAACAATGGGACGCGATGCTGGTTGGTTAGCAGCAAGTGCATGTGTTTCAGGTGTTGTTGATATGGTAGTTCTTCCTGAACTAGCGTTCGATAAAGAAGCATTCTTGAAAACAGTTCAAAAACACATTGATGAAAAAAATAAATGCTATATCGTTGTAAGTGAAGGTGTTCGTTATGAAGATGGAACTTACTTAGCTGCTGGTGAATCAAAAAATGATACATTTGGCCATGCAGTTCTTGGTGGAGCAGGAAATGCTTTACGTGAAATGATTCTTGAAGCAGGTATTTCAGAACGAGCTAAAGTTCAAGATTTAAGTAACGCTCAACGTTCACACGCTACAGAACAATCAAAAGTAGATGTTGATGAGTCATTCAAACTTGGTATGTCAGCACACATGCGTTCAATGGAACCATCATTTACAGGTAAAATGGTAGCTCTTAAACGTGTTGAAGGTGTAGAAGAATACGATGTTGAATTCTTTGCAACAGATGCAAGCAATGTAGCAAACCATGTTAAGAACTTCCCAGTTGAGTGGATCTTACCAGAATTTGCAGGTATCACTCAAGAAGCACATGACTACATCGCACCTCTATTAGTAGGACGTCCAGTAGTTATGTTTGACGAAAAAGGTTTACCTCGTCAAGTAAAACCATTCTACATGCGTTAA
- a CDS encoding redox-sensing transcriptional repressor Rex: MSNISNVPKATMQRYPIYLKALRKLYNMGVERILSRELSLFVDIESTTIRRDFSFIGSLGKQGYGYDVKTLIETFDNLLGVSFEEELILVGAGNLGRAILNYNRWNHVVGEIACAFDIDPNKLGEASDIPIYHMSELEERMPKGCRIAIVTVSKNVQETIDKLVDLGIVGIVDFSSEHIQVPKHVIVKTVDVVSTVQELIFQTNNIR, from the coding sequence ATGAGTAATATATCTAATGTACCAAAGGCAACTATGCAAAGGTACCCTATATATTTAAAGGCATTAAGAAAACTCTATAATATGGGAGTTGAACGTATTTTATCGCGAGAATTATCTTTATTTGTAGATATTGAATCTACTACAATTCGGCGTGATTTTTCGTTTATTGGTTCTCTCGGTAAGCAAGGATATGGTTATGATGTGAAAACGTTAATTGAAACGTTTGATAATCTTTTAGGTGTGAGTTTTGAAGAAGAGTTGATTTTAGTGGGTGCCGGTAATTTAGGGCGTGCTATTCTAAATTATAATCGTTGGAATCACGTAGTTGGAGAAATTGCGTGTGCATTTGATATTGATCCTAATAAATTAGGGGAGGCATCGGACATTCCGATTTACCATATGAGTGAGTTGGAAGAGCGAATGCCTAAAGGATGTCGCATTGCTATCGTAACGGTTTCAAAAAATGTGCAAGAAACAATCGATAAACTTGTGGATTTAGGAATTGTAGGAATTGTTGACTTTTCGAGTGAACATATTCAAGTTCCAAAACATGTAATCGTAAAAACTGTAGATGTCGTATCTACGGTTCAGGAATTAATTTTCCAAACTAATAATATTCGTTAA